From one Rhizobium lentis genomic stretch:
- a CDS encoding OB-fold-containig protein produces MGLLLAPECLPFAIAAVVLAGLTVIEMLATVMGFSITELVGKPDLNGHDGLAGYLSWLNVGGVPLLILLMMALGFFAIAGFAIQAVAGAFWAPLPAAVAAIPAVLVTFPMVRASSRTVARIVPHDETYAVDLDALIGRTAEVSLGPLDQGLPGRVRVKDQHGNWHVLRAKAAKGQNPMKIGTEVLLVDRKADVFIAIPALADPAGADNQSFREQP; encoded by the coding sequence ATGGGACTTCTTCTCGCCCCCGAATGCCTTCCCTTTGCGATCGCCGCCGTCGTCCTTGCCGGCCTGACCGTGATCGAGATGCTGGCGACCGTCATGGGATTTTCGATAACGGAGCTTGTCGGAAAACCGGATCTCAACGGCCATGACGGCCTCGCCGGCTATCTCTCCTGGCTCAATGTCGGCGGTGTTCCCCTGCTCATTCTCCTGATGATGGCGCTCGGCTTCTTCGCCATTGCCGGCTTTGCCATCCAGGCGGTCGCCGGCGCTTTCTGGGCGCCGCTGCCCGCCGCCGTCGCCGCCATTCCCGCCGTCCTCGTCACCTTCCCAATGGTCAGGGCATCCAGCCGGACGGTGGCGCGGATCGTGCCGCACGACGAGACCTATGCCGTCGATCTCGACGCGCTCATCGGCCGAACCGCCGAAGTGTCGCTCGGCCCGCTCGACCAGGGACTGCCGGGGCGCGTCCGCGTCAAGGACCAGCATGGCAACTGGCATGTGCTGAGAGCCAAGGCGGCCAAAGGCCAGAACCCAATGAAGATCGGCACCGAGGTTCTCCTCGTCGATCGCAAGGCAGATGTATTTATCGCCATTCCCGCGCTGGCCGATCCGGCCGGAGCGGACAATCAATCTTTCAGGGAGCAGCCATGA
- a CDS encoding flotillin family protein, protein MMYDIILPAVIAIVLIFGIGFVLASLYTRSSRDEAYVRTGLGGQKVVLDGGSVVLPIFHSIARVNLKTLRLEVRRGEGDALITKDRMRVDIGAEFYVRVKPDGSSIALAAQTLGDRTNDAEALRILIEAKFVDGLRSVAATMNLDALQEQRMDFVKAVQEAVGADLQSNGLELESVSLTRLDQTDIKHFNANNFFDAQGLAALTRITEGRKKERNEIVRDTEVAIAQKDLEARQQSLAIERTKREAELNQERDIANKSAATRAETAQQEQAAKRAEEEARIASEQAIAEREAAAKQARESANIDAARAVQQRDTEAKRDLQIVAQESAIAVANKSREESEAKATAEMARARAIAAEEKVGTAKAIEIAEREKQIAVIDARKKAETEATAVTVGAEAEKQAASDQAEAIKTLATAEADAAIIKAKGILETGRAQAESEALLNDARNKLSAAIIEFEITRERIRIIPEALAEAVKPIEKISDIRIFDTGGMLGRGNGAAGGNGIGLGEGLAGQLLSYQANKPILDKLLKEAGFDGDDAIASLLGNLDSPLPAKQAAAPKPAMPAAAPVKPAAPAAGPAKTIAPQAPKKE, encoded by the coding sequence ATGATGTATGACATTATTCTACCGGCCGTCATTGCCATCGTCCTCATTTTCGGCATCGGTTTTGTTCTCGCCTCTCTCTACACGCGCTCCAGCCGCGACGAGGCCTATGTACGTACCGGCCTCGGCGGCCAGAAGGTCGTGCTCGACGGCGGCTCCGTCGTGCTGCCGATCTTCCACTCGATCGCCCGGGTGAATCTGAAGACGCTGCGGCTCGAAGTCCGCCGCGGCGAAGGCGATGCGCTGATCACCAAGGACCGCATGCGCGTCGATATCGGCGCCGAATTTTACGTCCGCGTCAAACCCGACGGCTCGTCGATCGCGCTGGCCGCCCAGACGCTCGGCGATCGCACAAACGACGCCGAGGCGCTTCGCATCCTGATCGAGGCGAAATTCGTCGACGGCCTTCGCTCGGTGGCGGCGACCATGAACCTCGACGCACTGCAGGAACAGCGCATGGATTTCGTCAAGGCCGTGCAGGAAGCCGTCGGCGCCGACCTCCAGTCGAACGGTCTCGAGCTTGAATCCGTGTCGCTTACACGCCTCGACCAGACCGACATCAAGCATTTCAACGCCAACAACTTCTTCGATGCCCAGGGTCTTGCGGCGCTGACCCGCATCACCGAAGGCCGCAAGAAGGAGCGAAACGAAATCGTCCGCGACACTGAAGTCGCCATAGCCCAGAAGGATCTGGAAGCCCGCCAGCAGTCGCTGGCCATCGAGCGGACCAAGCGGGAAGCCGAACTCAACCAGGAACGCGACATCGCCAACAAATCCGCCGCGACCCGCGCCGAAACCGCCCAGCAGGAGCAGGCGGCCAAACGCGCCGAGGAGGAAGCCCGTATTGCCTCCGAACAGGCGATCGCCGAGCGCGAGGCAGCCGCCAAGCAGGCGCGCGAAAGCGCCAACATCGATGCCGCCCGCGCCGTCCAACAGCGCGATACCGAAGCCAAGCGCGACCTTCAGATCGTCGCCCAGGAAAGCGCCATCGCCGTTGCCAACAAGAGCCGCGAAGAATCCGAGGCGAAGGCGACTGCCGAAATGGCCCGCGCCCGGGCAATCGCGGCAGAGGAGAAGGTCGGCACCGCCAAGGCGATCGAAATCGCAGAACGCGAAAAGCAGATCGCCGTGATCGACGCGCGCAAGAAGGCCGAAACCGAAGCGACCGCCGTTACCGTCGGCGCGGAGGCCGAAAAACAGGCGGCGAGCGACCAGGCGGAAGCCATCAAGACGCTTGCGACCGCAGAAGCGGATGCCGCAATCATCAAGGCCAAGGGCATTCTGGAAACCGGTCGGGCTCAGGCTGAAAGCGAAGCGCTTCTCAACGACGCCCGCAATAAGCTGAGCGCTGCCATCATCGAGTTCGAAATCACCCGCGAGCGCATCCGCATCATTCCCGAAGCGCTCGCCGAGGCGGTGAAGCCGATCGAGAAGATCTCCGATATCAGGATCTTCGACACCGGCGGCATGCTCGGCCGCGGAAACGGCGCGGCTGGTGGAAACGGCATCGGCCTCGGCGAAGGGCTGGCTGGCCAGCTCCTCTCCTATCAGGCCAACAAGCCGATCCTGGACAAACTATTGAAGGAGGCCGGCTTCGACGGCGACGACGCCATCGCATCCCTCCTTGGAAATCTCGATAGCCCACTACCGGCAAAGCAGGCCGCCGCGCCAAAGCCGGCAATGCCGGCCGCCGCCCCGGTGAAGCCTGCTGCACCGGCCGCAGGTCCGGCAAAGACGATCGCCCCTCAGGCGCCGAAGAAGGAATAA
- a CDS encoding metallophosphoesterase family protein: MRFAAIADIHGNHLALAAVLADIQAQGIEEIVNLGDFFSGPLEAGRTADMLMPLGLTSVRGNHDRYLIEQDPAAMHASDAAAHRKLTPTHLDWLRSLPFDTVYRGEVYLCHATPKDDNLYWLESVSPEGHVFLKPIETIEALAEGIDLPLILCGHSHLPRAVRLSDGRLIVNPGSVGCAAYDDELPYYHKVEVGHPLASYAILEKTAAGWIWQFRTVAYDHMAMSALAAERGRADWASALATGWVR; this comes from the coding sequence ATGAGGTTCGCCGCGATCGCCGATATCCATGGCAACCATCTGGCGCTTGCGGCGGTGCTTGCGGATATTCAGGCACAGGGCATCGAGGAGATCGTCAATCTCGGCGATTTCTTCAGTGGCCCGCTGGAGGCCGGCCGGACGGCTGATATGCTGATGCCGCTCGGCCTGACCTCGGTTCGGGGCAATCATGACCGCTATCTGATCGAGCAGGACCCGGCCGCGATGCATGCCTCGGATGCCGCCGCCCATCGGAAACTGACGCCAACCCATCTCGACTGGCTGCGCAGCCTGCCCTTCGATACCGTCTATCGCGGCGAGGTCTATCTCTGCCATGCCACGCCCAAGGACGACAATCTCTACTGGCTGGAGTCCGTCTCGCCGGAGGGGCACGTCTTCCTGAAGCCGATCGAAACGATCGAGGCGCTCGCCGAAGGCATCGACCTGCCGCTCATCCTTTGCGGCCACAGCCACCTCCCGCGCGCCGTCCGGCTGTCCGACGGCCGCCTCATCGTCAATCCCGGCAGCGTCGGCTGCGCGGCCTATGACGACGAGCTGCCCTATTACCATAAGGTGGAAGTCGGCCATCCGCTGGCGAGCTACGCCATTCTGGAAAAAACGGCTGCCGGATGGATATGGCAATTCCGAACCGTCGCCTATGACCATATGGCGATGTCGGCACTGGCCGCCGAGAGGGGCCGTGCCGACTGGGCGAGCGCACTGGCGACGGGCTGGGTGAGATAG
- the uraH gene encoding hydroxyisourate hydrolase yields MTGLTTHVLDTALGKPAEGLRIDLFRIDGEMRRHLTTVMTNADGRVDGGPILVGENFHVGTYELVFHAGDYLRACGTPLPHPAFLDLVPIRFGIADVNAHYHVPLLISPYGYSTYRGS; encoded by the coding sequence ATGACCGGACTGACAACCCATGTTCTCGATACCGCCTTGGGCAAACCGGCCGAAGGCTTGAGGATCGATCTCTTCCGGATCGACGGCGAGATGCGAAGGCATCTGACGACTGTTATGACCAATGCCGATGGAAGGGTCGACGGCGGCCCGATTCTCGTCGGCGAGAACTTCCACGTCGGCACCTACGAATTGGTCTTCCACGCCGGCGATTATCTCAGAGCCTGCGGCACGCCGCTGCCGCATCCGGCGTTCCTCGATCTCGTGCCGATCCGCTTCGGCATTGCCGATGTCAACGCGCACTACCATGTGCCGCTGCTGATCTCGCCCTACGGCTATTCCACCTATCGAGGCAGTTGA
- a CDS encoding ureidoglycolate lyase — translation MSEFLDIRPLTQSAFARFGEVIEADPASMRLINGGTTERFHALAVAEAAGEGARVIINLFRGQPRSFPYAVDMMERHPFGSQSFSPVSGRPFLVVVSEDENGRPARPEVFLARGDQGVNYRRNVWHHPLMALGEPSEFLVVDRNGPGNNLEEFFFETPFIIKEPAL, via the coding sequence ATGTCCGAATTTCTCGACATCCGCCCGCTCACTCAATCCGCCTTCGCCCGCTTCGGCGAGGTGATCGAGGCCGATCCGGCCTCGATGCGGCTCATCAATGGCGGCACGACGGAGCGCTTCCATGCCTTGGCCGTAGCGGAAGCGGCAGGCGAGGGCGCGCGTGTCATCATCAATCTCTTCCGCGGTCAGCCGCGCAGCTTTCCCTATGCGGTTGACATGATGGAGCGCCATCCCTTCGGCAGCCAGAGTTTCTCGCCGGTTTCCGGCCGTCCCTTCCTCGTCGTCGTCTCCGAGGACGAGAACGGGCGTCCCGCCAGGCCTGAGGTGTTTCTTGCGCGCGGGGATCAGGGGGTGAACTACCGCCGCAACGTATGGCATCATCCGCTGATGGCGCTCGGCGAACCCTCGGAATTCCTGGTCGTCGACCGCAACGGACCAGGCAACAATCTGGAGGAGTTCTTCTTCGAGACCCCCTTCATCATCAAAGAGCCAGCCCTATGA
- a CDS encoding HepT-like ribonuclease domain-containing protein produces MKEWRAIDYLNEMYEAASEALSFAGGMDGAAFAGDKLTFKAVAFCHFTIGAAASRLLVSHPEFATEHPDLPWTKICGTGNRILEDVFDLDPVELWEATYRTLPELLSAIDAIRNWHAQGE; encoded by the coding sequence ATGAAAGAGTGGCGTGCGATCGACTATCTCAATGAGATGTATGAGGCGGCGTCGGAAGCGCTGTCTTTCGCCGGCGGAATGGATGGGGCAGCCTTCGCCGGAGACAAGCTTACCTTCAAGGCGGTTGCCTTTTGCCACTTCACCATTGGTGCTGCGGCGTCCCGCCTGCTGGTGTCGCATCCGGAATTTGCGACCGAGCATCCCGATCTGCCCTGGACGAAAATCTGCGGCACGGGCAACCGTATCCTCGAGGACGTCTTCGATCTCGATCCGGTCGAGCTCTGGGAGGCGACTTATCGCACGCTGCCGGAGCTTCTTTCAGCGATCGATGCCATCCGTAACTGGCATGCCCAAGGCGAGTGA
- the uraD gene encoding 2-oxo-4-hydroxy-4-carboxy-5-ureidoimidazoline decarboxylase, with translation MLSRQDFVSRFGGVFEHSPFIAERAHDAGRVTEPLTAAGVHAALVAAFRAASHEERLGVLRAHPDLAGRLAISGELTEDSRKEQAGAGLDRLSVAEHARFTELNSAYVEKFGFPFIIAVKGLGKDDVLSAFEKRIGNGRDEEFATAAAQVERIALLRLTSMLPEAE, from the coding sequence ATGTTGTCGCGCCAGGATTTCGTTTCCCGCTTCGGCGGTGTCTTCGAACATTCGCCTTTTATCGCAGAGCGCGCCCATGACGCAGGCCGCGTGACGGAGCCGCTGACGGCGGCCGGCGTGCACGCGGCGCTCGTCGCCGCCTTCCGCGCGGCAAGCCATGAGGAGCGCCTCGGCGTGCTGCGTGCCCATCCGGATCTTGCCGGTCGTCTTGCGATATCGGGCGAACTGACCGAGGACAGCCGGAAGGAGCAGGCCGGCGCCGGCCTTGATCGCCTGAGTGTGGCTGAACATGCCCGCTTCACGGAACTTAATTCGGCCTATGTCGAAAAATTCGGCTTTCCCTTCATCATCGCCGTCAAGGGACTCGGCAAGGACGACGTCCTGTCGGCCTTCGAGAAACGGATCGGCAATGGTCGAGACGAGGAATTTGCGACGGCGGCCGCGCAGGTCGAGCGGATTGCGCTACTGCGCCTGACATCAATGCTGCCGGAGGCTGAATGA
- the puuE gene encoding allantoinase PuuE, giving the protein MVSETYPRNLVGYGRQTPDPKWPGEACVAVQFVINYEEGGESSILDGDPASENLLSEIVGAAAWPGQRNLNMESIYEYGSRAGFWRLWRMFTDFKVQATVYGVTLAMARNPEAVAAMKEAGWEIASHGYRWLEYKDFPEDLERKHILEAVRLHTELTGERPYGMYQGKPSDNTLRLVQEEGGFLYSSDSYADDLPYWVKGVDGKPFLIIPYTLETNDMRFATPQGFNAGDQFFTYLKDAFDTLYEEGKAGKPKMMSVGLHCRLVGRPGRAAALKRFIEYVLKHDKVWIPRRIEIAEHWHKHHQPDAL; this is encoded by the coding sequence ATGGTATCTGAGACCTATCCGCGCAATCTCGTCGGCTACGGGCGCCAGACGCCCGATCCGAAATGGCCGGGCGAGGCATGCGTTGCCGTGCAGTTCGTCATCAATTACGAGGAGGGCGGCGAAAGCTCGATCCTCGACGGCGATCCGGCGTCCGAAAACCTGCTGTCGGAGATCGTCGGCGCGGCAGCCTGGCCCGGGCAGCGCAACCTCAACATGGAATCGATCTATGAATATGGATCGCGCGCCGGTTTCTGGCGGCTCTGGCGGATGTTCACCGATTTCAAGGTGCAGGCGACCGTTTACGGCGTGACGCTGGCGATGGCGCGCAACCCGGAAGCCGTCGCCGCCATGAAGGAGGCCGGCTGGGAGATCGCCAGCCATGGCTACCGTTGGCTGGAATACAAGGATTTCCCCGAGGATCTCGAGCGCAAGCATATTCTAGAGGCCGTGCGCCTGCACACCGAACTGACCGGCGAGCGGCCCTACGGCATGTATCAGGGCAAGCCTTCCGACAACACGCTGCGACTGGTGCAGGAAGAGGGCGGTTTCCTCTATTCCTCCGATTCCTATGCCGACGACCTGCCTTACTGGGTGAAGGGCGTCGACGGGAAACCCTTCCTGATCATTCCCTATACGCTCGAAACCAACGACATGCGTTTTGCCACGCCGCAGGGTTTCAACGCCGGTGATCAGTTCTTCACCTATCTGAAGGATGCTTTCGACACGCTTTATGAAGAAGGCAAGGCCGGCAAGCCGAAGATGATGTCGGTCGGGCTGCATTGCCGTCTCGTCGGACGCCCGGGCCGGGCGGCGGCGCTGAAGCGATTCATCGAATATGTGCTGAAGCACGACAAGGTCTGGATACCGCGCCGCATCGAGATCGCCGAGCATTGGCACAAGCACCATCAGCCGGATGCACTCTGA
- a CDS encoding DUF1045 domain-containing protein — protein sequence MRYAICFTPPASDPLSLVAANWLGRNVFSGEMVEPPAVRGLGIHEFAFHTAVPRRYGFHGVLKAPFHLSPDMSEAQLLRDLMRFSGTVPPFRLPRLEIARLGNFYSLQPSAPCEQIQYLASAIVQEFDRFRAPLSEAEIERSDPDGLSAAQFANLHRWGNPYVMEEFRFHMPVTGPVNAVDIPRIEPALRTIFGPVIGELVMVANVALMIEEGAGGPFRVHSLHPMGKVSARRIA from the coding sequence ATGCGCTATGCCATTTGCTTCACGCCTCCGGCGAGTGACCCCCTTTCGCTCGTGGCTGCTAACTGGCTTGGCCGAAACGTGTTTTCGGGCGAGATGGTCGAGCCTCCGGCCGTCCGCGGCCTCGGCATTCACGAGTTCGCCTTTCATACGGCCGTGCCGCGGCGCTATGGTTTTCACGGCGTCCTGAAAGCGCCTTTTCACCTGTCCCCCGACATGTCGGAAGCGCAACTTCTGCGCGACCTGATGCGTTTTTCCGGGACTGTCCCTCCCTTCCGGCTGCCGCGCCTCGAAATCGCCCGGCTCGGCAATTTCTATAGCCTGCAGCCGAGCGCTCCCTGCGAACAGATCCAGTATCTCGCCTCGGCGATCGTGCAGGAATTCGACCGTTTCCGTGCGCCGCTCAGCGAAGCCGAGATCGAGCGGAGCGACCCGGACGGGCTGTCGGCCGCGCAGTTCGCCAATCTCCATCGCTGGGGCAATCCTTACGTGATGGAGGAGTTCCGCTTCCACATGCCGGTAACGGGTCCGGTCAACGCGGTCGACATACCCCGCATCGAGCCGGCGCTGCGGACGATCTTCGGGCCTGTGATCGGCGAGCTGGTCATGGTCGCCAATGTGGCGCTGATGATCGAAGAGGGTGCCGGCGGTCCGTTCCGCGTTCACTCGCTGCATCCGATGGGCAAGGTCAGCGCACGCAGGATCGCCTGA
- a CDS encoding NAD(P)/FAD-dependent oxidoreductase — translation MEQADSPAPASGQSSCDLLIVGGGIMGLWAAVHAERRGINTILADAGSLGSGASGGLLGALMPHMPDRWSEKKQFQFDALVSLETEIAALEAATGLSAGYNRSGRLIPLPKPHLNRIAHGHFEDAERHWRAGERRFHWHVLDRPNVDGWIEASAGESGFVHDTLAARVAPRSLISALIAFLQRTKYVRIMKNAPVADLDPDRGTAEIGSETVAFGRCILAAGYQSFPLLQGLTPGLTQPLGQPVKGQAALLKAGVDPALPTIFLDGLYVVAHEAGHAAIGSTSENRFDDPFSTDAQLDALIEAARAIVPALRNAPVVERWAGLRPKAIDRDPMIGRHPDHPRLVALTGGFKVSFGLAHRLAEAAVCIAADTACEFLLPESFAISSHIAVASR, via the coding sequence ATGGAACAAGCCGATAGTCCTGCGCCGGCGTCCGGTCAATCTTCTTGCGACTTGCTGATCGTCGGCGGCGGCATCATGGGTCTCTGGGCGGCCGTCCACGCCGAGCGTCGCGGCATAAACACCATTCTCGCCGACGCCGGCAGCCTGGGCAGCGGGGCAAGTGGCGGCCTGCTCGGCGCGCTGATGCCGCATATGCCGGACCGGTGGTCGGAGAAGAAGCAATTCCAGTTCGACGCCCTGGTATCGCTCGAAACCGAGATCGCAGCGCTCGAAGCCGCGACCGGGCTTTCAGCCGGTTACAACAGGTCCGGACGGCTGATCCCGCTGCCGAAACCGCATCTCAACCGCATCGCCCATGGCCATTTTGAGGATGCCGAACGCCACTGGCGGGCAGGCGAGCGGCGCTTCCACTGGCACGTGCTCGACAGGCCTAATGTCGATGGTTGGATCGAGGCGTCCGCCGGCGAGAGCGGGTTCGTGCATGACACGCTTGCCGCCCGCGTCGCCCCCCGCTCGTTGATTTCGGCGCTGATCGCCTTTCTGCAGCGGACAAAATATGTGCGCATCATGAAAAATGCTCCGGTCGCCGATCTCGATCCGGATCGAGGCACGGCTGAGATAGGCAGCGAAACCGTTGCGTTCGGCCGCTGCATTCTGGCCGCGGGCTATCAGTCCTTTCCTCTGCTGCAGGGGCTGACGCCCGGCTTGACGCAGCCGCTCGGCCAGCCGGTCAAAGGGCAGGCGGCGCTGTTGAAAGCGGGTGTTGACCCGGCGCTGCCGACGATCTTCCTCGACGGGCTCTATGTCGTCGCGCATGAGGCTGGGCATGCGGCGATCGGCAGCACCAGCGAGAACCGCTTCGACGATCCCTTTTCGACAGATGCCCAGCTCGATGCGCTGATCGAGGCGGCGCGGGCCATCGTGCCGGCGCTCCGCAACGCGCCCGTCGTCGAACGCTGGGCAGGGCTTCGCCCGAAGGCGATCGACCGCGATCCGATGATCGGCCGCCATCCCGACCATCCCCGACTTGTCGCATTGACCGGTGGCTTCAAGGTCAGTTTCGGGCTGGCCCACCGGCTGGCGGAGGCGGCGGTCTGTATCGCGGCCGATACAGCGTGTGAATTTTTGCTGCCGGAAAGCTTCGCAATTTCAAGCCATATTGCTGTCGCTTCACGTTAA
- the mnmD gene encoding tRNA (5-methylaminomethyl-2-thiouridine)(34)-methyltransferase MnmD: MAEMNPDQIGAGAPQPLEWRDGDMPYSTAFGDHFYCQTDGRLECGHVFLAGNGLPERWSGRQEFVIGELGFGTGLNFAETWRQWKLHRESGQHLHFISFELHPMRSEEIGRALSHWSEIDAEREALTAAWPQMPDGTVSLDVDAQTQLSVVCGPALDGVAAAKPSFDAWYLDGFAPSRNGDMWSEELMREVNEKTVAEGTFATYAAAGFVRRNLIAAGFTVERRKGFAGKREMLCGIKTSCA, translated from the coding sequence ATGGCAGAGATGAATCCAGATCAGATTGGCGCGGGCGCGCCGCAGCCGCTCGAATGGCGCGACGGCGATATGCCCTATTCCACCGCCTTTGGCGATCATTTTTATTGTCAGACCGATGGACGGCTGGAATGCGGCCATGTCTTCCTCGCCGGCAACGGCCTGCCCGAGCGCTGGAGTGGGCGGCAGGAATTCGTGATCGGCGAACTCGGCTTCGGCACCGGCCTGAACTTTGCCGAAACCTGGCGGCAATGGAAGCTGCACCGTGAGAGTGGCCAGCATCTGCATTTCATCTCCTTCGAACTCCATCCGATGCGCAGCGAAGAAATCGGCAGGGCACTCTCGCACTGGTCGGAGATCGATGCCGAGCGCGAGGCCCTGACCGCGGCCTGGCCGCAGATGCCTGATGGTACCGTCTCACTCGATGTCGATGCCCAGACGCAGCTCAGCGTCGTCTGCGGGCCAGCGCTGGACGGCGTTGCCGCAGCAAAGCCCAGCTTCGACGCCTGGTATCTCGACGGCTTCGCGCCCTCGCGCAACGGCGACATGTGGTCGGAAGAACTGATGCGTGAGGTCAACGAAAAGACCGTTGCCGAAGGCACCTTCGCAACTTATGCCGCGGCCGGCTTCGTGCGCCGCAACCTCATCGCGGCCGGTTTTACAGTCGAACGCCGCAAAGGCTTCGCCGGCAAGCGCGAAATGCTCTGCGGTATCAAGACTTCCTGCGCATAA